A genome region from Pseudomonadota bacterium includes the following:
- a CDS encoding energy transducer TonB, whose amino-acid sequence MTSMHKAGGAFGLAALLVACGGAKTPAPEEKPSYVIRSSKLPATYSEAMALNQDGNCVNYLQRVNDHGKSWEELDACLSARVNLASALCVAKLGYTNSAIEMLRVQLKRGLAPGGHAELARLEGGSRRPKVDQKEDTALVPTTRVRPAYPRKAVGYGVEGWIDAAFTVTAQGSVKDIVVVGAEPPGMFEDAAAEALSKWRYKPPTYNGKPVARACERVKLNFQFYSSY is encoded by the coding sequence ATGACGAGCATGCACAAAGCCGGTGGAGCCTTTGGGCTGGCGGCCCTGCTCGTTGCGTGCGGTGGCGCAAAGACCCCGGCCCCCGAGGAGAAGCCCTCGTACGTGATACGGAGCAGCAAGCTTCCAGCCACGTACAGCGAAGCCATGGCGCTCAACCAGGACGGCAACTGTGTCAATTACCTGCAGCGAGTCAACGACCACGGAAAGTCTTGGGAAGAGCTCGACGCCTGTCTTTCAGCGCGCGTGAACCTTGCAAGCGCGCTGTGCGTGGCCAAGCTCGGCTATACGAACAGCGCCATCGAGATGCTGCGCGTTCAGCTAAAACGCGGGCTGGCGCCGGGAGGCCATGCAGAGCTGGCGAGACTCGAAGGCGGCTCCCGCCGTCCCAAGGTAGACCAAAAAGAAGACACGGCCCTCGTTCCCACGACCCGCGTTCGTCCCGCCTATCCGCGCAAGGCCGTTGGATACGGGGTCGAGGGTTGGATCGACGCCGCATTCACCGTGACGGCGCAGGGCAGCGTCAAAGACATTGTCGTTGTCGGCGCCGAGCCCCCGGGCATGTTCGAAGATGCAGCGGCGGAGGCCTTGAGCAAGTGGCGGTACAAGCCCCCAACATACAACGGCAAGCCGGTTGCCCGAGCGTGCGAGCGGGTCAAGCTCAACTTCCAGTTCTATTCTTCGTACTAG